ccctgctcagcctggagtctgcttgggattctctccctctgcccctccctgcctgcttgtgtcctctctcttaaaaaaaaaaatttgggggggggtgcctgggtagctcaattggttaagtgtctgcctttggtttgggtcatggtcccagggatcaagccctacattgggctccctgctacatggggagcctgcttctccctctcccttacctgccattccctctgctcgtgctctctctctctctctctctctctctcaaataaataaattttaaaaaaatttttatcagaTAATTGAAATCTATAACAATAATCAAATGAACAtattataattgaaaaatatctaaaattgcAGTCactgaatgacttttttttttttttagattttgtttatttattcaacagagagagcgtgagaaggaacacaagcatgggggaggtggggagggagaaggcagacacttaacgactgagccacccaggcgccgcataAAATTACAGTCATTGAATGACTTTAACAGCGCttggaatgtaaaaaaaagatacaattagtgaacttgaagacagttCAGCAGAAACTATCCAAACTgaatcaaagataaaaaatactgGCATGGGGGAAGCACAGAACATAAAGTAACATGTAGGGTACAGAGAGTCTAACATATGTGAAATTGGGGTttcaggaggagaggagagagaataatTATGAGGCATTACGAACAGAGATGATGCTTGAGAAGTTACCAAAACTGATAGAAAAAGTTAACAGATTCCAGAAGCTcagtgaatctcaagcaggatcCGTATGTGTTAAACAACGACGACAAACAACTCTAAGCACATCATAGGCACACTGCTTTTGTCCAACAATCAAGAGAAAAATCGTAAAAGTAGAAATGTATGTGGGTGGTTGTAGAAGACATATTAGCCTTCAAAAGCACGAGAATAAGAATTATGGCTGACTTTTAGTAGGACGCGTGAAAGCCAAAGTACAATGGAATGGcatctttaaagtgctaaaagaaaaagcaaacctagaattctatatcctgTGAAGATACCGCTAAAAAAGTGATGGTGAAAAAAATAAGggtgaaataaagatgttttcagccaaaagctgagggaattcatcaccagcagacctGTACTATAAAAAATATTAGCAGTAGTAACAATAAAGTTTTGGTGTTTATAATGGATGTAGAAGTGAAATATATGAGAACATATTTAACACAAAGGGTGGGAGAGAGTAAAATGAAGTTAAAGGTTGTAATGGTTATTGTCTTATTTGCAACCATGGGATTTTAATTTATGGAGGTAACTGAGTGACCACACAGAGAGTCTGGTGCTGTTGGAAGACGATTTATTACATTTCCTGAGAGAAAGGGACACGTCATGCTGTGCAAGGCCACACGGGGAGCACCAGGTTTCTGTCAGGAGGCAGGAGCCGCAATGAGGGGAAAGCCTAGGTCAGAGACTTTATTTGGGTTTCCatgggaaaggcaaggcagggccAAGTAAACAGCTTAGAGTTGGCTTCTTTGAATAATTCCAGGGGGCTTTCGGCTACAGGGGTGGTCTCCAGTTGCCTGGTACCTGGCCCCTGGGATGATTTAGGACAGAGGACATTTAGCTTGATGTGTGAGAGTTAGATAAAAGGGGTCCTTGGTGTAAACTCAGGATTGGTTTATTTGCATATGAAAGGGGTGATCCTGGCTAAGCCCCTTTCTATCTCCAAGAATTGGCTAGCCTTGGGAGGTGCACTGTCTCCTAGGTCAAGATTTTTACGTTATCAAAATATCATAggattcagaaaatagaaaacatgattaataatattaataaacaatAATCATACATTGTTCAGGAGGTGGTAAATGTTACAGTTTAACATAGGATGTAGGAAGGCAAGGATGCATACTTAATATCTAGAGATGTGCTGTCTGGTATAGTAGGTCCTAGTCACAGGtagctatttatatttaaattaattacaattaCATGAAAGTAAAAATTTACTTCCTTAGTCACATTAGCCACattcaagtgctcagtaaaccacatgtggctagtggctaccacatTGGAGACaccagatacagaacattttcctCAGTGTAGAATTTTAGTGAACTATGCTGCTCTAGGGTAATCACTAGAAGATTAATACAAAACAGTTCAGGTTAATAGAGTAGATAAATGGAATAAGAACAATACTTGATTAAGGCAATTGAAATCAGAATAGGATGGGAAAAGGAGCCAAGAACTTATAGGACAgctagaaaacaaatagcaagacgGTAGACTTAACCCCATATGTAGAAAGACTTAAAACCCTTGAGTTAAAAGGCAAAACGGTTAGCGATAGAGTCAGGAGAGTGGCGCCCTCTGCAGCCGGGTGGGAGGCATTGACTCGGAAGGAGCAGGATGGGGTCTAGTACTGGCGAGCCAGCGGGAGGTTTACCTTCTTCACCTTCCATGCTCTCCTCCTTAATAGACCTTCAGTACTATTCTTGTCATTAAATGTTCTATAAGGAGAATCCCTTCACCTTTTCCTTTTGGGCATGTTAGCAGAATATTGAAgttgtggaggaaaaaaagtttatgtgactttttttttttccttgcgaACACATGCTGTTGACTGCGTGGGGAACTTACGGTGGACGACTCTGGGCTTGTGTCATCAGTCAACACCCTCAGCATTGTCAGGTTAGGATGACGTGGCTTCATTCTTGGTCGTGGGATGATTTTCTAGTAGTGGGTGAAGACCAAAGTTACCTTGTGATCACTCAGAGCTAGATGCTTCTCggacagtatttttaaagttcatactAACCTTTCCTTGTGCTGAGTGCGTTTCTAGCCTTCTTCTCAATGTCCTAGCTCTTGTTCaacttctgcctctcccttttcAAACCCCATTCATTCTGTTAGCTGTTTGCTGGGCACTTCCTGGGCGTTGATTCTTTTGAGAATAATAGGGCAGTGCCAGGACTCCAGATTTTTCACTCCCAAACCTGCTCTGTCCACAACCATGCTTgaattttctctgtgtttcataCCTCTCACCCAAGCCATGAGCAAATTCTATCATCGGTAACTTCTAGAATCATTGTTATTCCCTATATCCAGGGCTGCCACCCTGGCCCCAGCCACCACCATCTCTGATTTCAGTAGCCTCCAGAAGAGTCTCCCAGTTTCTCCCTTGTCCCCTGTCATTTATTCTACACAGTGGTCTGTGGTCTAATTTCCAAGTCAGATTATTTTACTCTTTTGCTCAGAGACTGCCAGTGGCTCCTcacttcacttaaaataaaagccaaagtccttataGGGGCCTGGGAGGCCCCATGTGACATGGGCAGCCTGACCCCTGACATCTCCTAATGTTCTCTCCCTTGACCTCTCAATTCCAGCCCCACTGGCTGACTTACAGACCCTTGACTCCACCAGCCCATTTTCCTGCACTAGAAGTTTCCTCTACTTGGAATTCTCATCAGCCATGTCTTCGTGGCTAGTTCCCTCCCCTTTGTCAAGGCTTTGCTCTGTCACGGTCTCAGGAAAGCTTCCCTGACCACgcaatttaaaactgaaatcctTCCTCTCTACTCCCTGCCATTGCACTCCCATCTCTTTTCTGCCCATTATCAGCTGACAAGCTGTTGAATTGTCTGGATTATCACCCGTCTCCCTCTACCGGAATCCGTGAAGAAAGAGATTTTCGTCCTTTTTTCCACTGCACTATGGCCAAGACCCACCACAGTTTATGGAAACGCTCAGTGAATGTGCTGAGCGCTTGATGGCCCGGTGCGTGGCGCTGAGTGGTCAGGAGTGTTGATTGGAAAAAATGGCAGTGTAGTTGCTTTCTGGGCCatcttcttgccttttttctaTCCTTAATTCATCCTTTACCACTGTTACTTAttcttccttaaaaatgaaacaaattatacATAAATGCAGAACCCGTATTGCATACAATACACAAATTCACCCTGTTGAAGTGtatgattcagtggtttttagagTTGTATAATACCATCACACTCTAATTTTGGAAGCTTTGCATCTCCCCAGAAAGAAACACCTTTCCCCTTTATACCCAGCCTCTGGAAACCActaatgttttatgttttccatctgtttttatgaaattgcctattctgggcattttatACAAACAGAATCATATGtgctcttttgtgactggcttctttcatttagcacgTTTCtatggttcatccatgttttagcacGCATTtagtacctcattcctttttatggtcaaATTATGTTCCGTTGTATTGTTACAGCGtattgacaaatttttaaaattcatttatcatCTAATAGACATGAATTGTTTCCGCTTtctggcttttgtgaataatgctgttgtgaatatacatgtacagattttttttttaaattgaagtataattgatacacaGTATCCTACTAGTTCCAGGTATTTATCATACTgacttgatatttttatacattatgaaaggaCCCCATGAATAACTATAGTTAGCACCTGTCACTGTATAAACTtgctacaatattattgactgtattccctatgctgtgcattGCATTTCCTTGACATGTATAACCACAAGTTTTTACCTCTTAACCCCCCTCGCCTATTTCACTTGGCCTCCCAACTCCTTCCCCTtatggtaaccaacagtttgtttctgtgagcctgtttctgttttgttttgtttttttagactcTACATGTAATTGGAATCCTATtgtctttgtcttcctctgtctggcttatttcacttagcataataccttctacgTCTATTCGTGTTGTCACGAACGGTAAGatctcgttcttttttatggctgtgagtattccattgtgtatttacACCATATGTTCTTTACCCACTCCTCtcttgatgggcacttaggttgcttccatatcttggcttttgtaagtAATGCGGCAgtgaacatagggatgcatgtagctcttcaaattggtgttttcattttcttcagataaatacccagacatggaattgctggatcatatcatagttttaatttttggaggaccctccatactgtttacctATTGGCTACACCAACTTCCATTTCCACTAACAGTGTATGAATGTTCCCTTGtctctgtatccttgccaacacttattattttttttcactgtttgataatagccaatctggtaggtgtgaggtgatatcttgacgtggctttgatttgcacttctgtggtgactagtgatgttgagcttcttttcatgtgtctgctgcccatctggatgtctgtttttgGAAAACATCTATTTTAGTCCACTGCCTGTTTTATAATtgtttggatactaaccccttatcagatgtatgatttgccaatatcttctcccattccatagcttgtctttttattatgttattgatttccttcattgtttaaaagatttttcatttgatgtaatctcatttattttaggctttgtttcccttgcctggggTGACTGgtccaaaaaaatattgctgagacCAATGGCAGAAAGCTTATTGCCTGTGTTTTTTCTAGccgttttatggtttcaggtcttacattcaagtgtTTAATCCATCTtgaatgtatttctttgaatggtgtaagatagtgatccattttccttctttcatatGTGGCTGTTCAGTATTCctaacaccatttgctgaaattcttgccttctttctcatAGATTACTTGATCTGATAAGTgtgggttatttctgggctctctattctattcctttgatctatgtgtctgttttcttgccagtaccatactgttttgattgctatagctttgtagtatagtttgaaaccTGGGAGCTTGGTATTTCCCACTTTATCCTTCTTTTtcgagattgctttggctgtttgggctCATGTACAGCTTGTTGTGTGGACGTACGTTTTTACTTCTCTTGGGTATATGGCTAGAAATGGAACTGCTGCTGGGTCATATATTAACtctttaacatcttgaggaattgccgaactgttttccaaagcggctccATGATTTTTATATTCCCCCAGAAATGTATGAGAGGttcattttctccaaattctcCCCAACACTTGATGCTGTCtgattttttcatgattttagtAGTAGTAAGGAAGTatttcattgtgggtttgatttgaatttctctattAACACTCTTacacatcttttcatgggcttattagccatttgtatatcttctgtggagaaaaatctattcaaatactttgttttctttactgtagtaaaacacacacacacgcacacacagaagaTCTACCCTCTTACTAAAGTTTAAGTACACACATACAATATGAACTACACTGTAAGTACAGTGCTATACAGCAGACCTATAGAATTTTTTCATATTACGTGATTGAAACTCTATACCACTGAACAGCATCTCCTtgtttccccctcctcccagcccctgacaaccaccactCTACCTTCTGTTCCTGTGAGTTGGACTACTTTAGGTCCTCACGTATGGggaatcatgcagtgtttgtccttctgtgactggcttatttcacttagtgtaatgccctcaTTGTTTATTTATGTTGTCACATATTGCaggatttctgtctttttaaaagttgaaaaaaaatacatcgCGTGCATTTACCAccttttctttacccattcatctgtcagtgaacatttaggttgtttctacttcttggctattataaataatgctgcagtaaacatgagAGTACAAGtacctctttgagatcctgattccatttcttctggacaaatatccagaagtgggattgacAGTAGTTCATGTGGTagttcttctaattttttaaggaacttccatactgttttccatagcatctgcgccattttacattcccaccatcagtgcacaAAGTTTgcaatttctctgcatccttgctcaCGATGGCAATTTTCTgtgcagtgttttgttttgatttttggttttttttttagtttgtttttaaaaataatggccaTCCCAATGGGTGTGAGGTAATgtgtcattatggttttgattcgcatttccctgatggttagtgatgttgattatcttttcataCACCTGTTGGTcgttttttgtcttctttggagaaatgtctattcaagtcctttgctcatttttagaaTCAGGTCATTTGGGGTTTGTTACTGAGTCGTAGGAGAATTTACTGCTTTTGGAGGTTAACCCTTGTCAGAAACATGGCTGGCAAATATTGTCCTCCAtaccataggttgccttttatctcttttgatGTTTCCTTCgctgtacagaaactttttaatttAGTCCTACTCTGTATCTTTGCTTTCTTGCCTGTGCTTTTAGCGTCCTACCCAATAAATCATTTTCATTACCTGTGTTATGAAGCTTTCCCCCTAGttttcttgtaggagttttaaagttttagatCTTACTCtttctttaatctatttttagtTGATTGTTGTGTGTGGTGGAAGATGGGAGTGCAGTTTTATTCTTTGGcacgtggatatccagttgtcccaacagCTTCTGTGGAGGAGACTATCCTCTCCCTGTTTAGTTTTGGCACACTTCTTGAAGATCACTTTGACCTTATACATGTGGATTTACTTCTGCGCCCTCTGTTCTGTTGCTTTGTATGTCTGTCTTGGGTATCCCAACACCATAGTTTTGATCATCGTAGCTTTTTCATGGttagaaatcaggaagtgtgaggccTTCAGCcttgttctttttcctcaaggttgttttggctagTCAGGGTCATTTGCGGTTCcattatacattttagaattgtttttcctATGTTTGTAAAAAATACCATTGAGACTTTTATAGGGATTACATCAAATCTGTAGGCCACTTtaggtaatatagacattttaacaatatttagtctTTTGATCCATGagcatttaatttccttttatttgtgtcatctttaatttattttagcaaTGTTATTAGTACACAAATCTTCTGCCGCCTTGGTTAAACTTCTTTCTAAGTAATTCACTATTTTTTATGCCACtgaaaatgggattgttttcttaattttctttttggactGTTCATTGTtaagtgtgtagaaatgcaactgatttttatatgtcaattttttatcctacaactttgctaaattcatttattatttctaattgcgtgtgtgtgtgtgtgtgtgtgtgtgtgtgtgtgaaagagagagagagagagatctttagGGTTTctacataaaatatcatgtcacctgcaaacaggtaattttacttcttcctcagcTTTGAAAgcctcttatttctctttcttgcgtAGTTGCTCTGGCTAgcacttccagtactatgttgaatataagtggctagagtgggcatccttgcttgttcctgatcttagattaaagctttgtttttcaccattcagtatgatgttagctgtgggattttcatatatggcctttattatattgcagtaattcccttcttttcctcgtttgctcattttttaattctgttgtctttttacctttgttttttttttctagtaagaCTAAATTTATTCAATACCCTAAGTAGAAGTTTTGATTATAAGTATCCAACAgtataaaaagtacaaaacagaTTTGTAGATTTCTAATATATTAATACAAAGTGCATGACTACATACAGTACATCCTACAGGCAAAGAggtggaaggggaaaaagaagactgTGGTTGAGGtctagtaataaataaataaatacagaagtagAGATGATCCATATTATAGTATATTCTACCACCAATACTGTAGccaaaatgtacaaaaaaaaaaaaagccatttcaaNatttttttcttttagtaagcTAGACACTGGCTTCAGGGTTTGTGGAACTGGAGGAGAAATAACAGCCCATTCACAACTATTCTAGAAATTGTCTTTTGGCGGAATAGCGGGTATCCGAGTTAAAAATAGGAGggttttgttgctttgttttctttgcaaaatTTAAATCGTTTTTGTTCCCCTTCTACCTAAACCTCAGTCACCACTCCTGAGTGGAGATGGGCAGAGGCTCTGGCCCCTGCTCCTCCGGCTTCTCAGCAGCTGTTTTCTTATTGCTGCAGCAGGACTTGAAGAGATGCGTGTCAATGAGGACCTCCCCAAAACGGCCTTTATAGATAATCCCACAacagattttctgtcttttccagtATGTGagatctaaaaaggaaaaaactggcGTTCTGTTAGAGCCAGAGGCCATCTCTGTATCTGAGCCATCATCTGACTGGTTACTATAACAAGGAGATTGAGCTGGGGAGGCACTTGAGGTGGTACTGTGAGCATCAGAATTGTGACGCTTAAATTCCTTCTGTAGTTTACTGATCTGGTTGCTTTTTATCCTGTTTCCAGATagagttttcactttctttggttTCAATGTAGTCTTCAGACTGGGTCCTGCCCTTGCATCTACCACAtgattccagttttttttttgatCCTGCTGGCagtttcttccatcttttcacaAGCAGGACACAGGCATTACAGATGTCTCCTGAACGAGTCTCATGCAACCTGATAAGAAAACAATCAAACCTTTATTAGTCTCATTTACATTAAAGAATtcatgcaggggcacctggctggctcagttggtagagcctgtaactcttgatcttggggttataagttcaagccccatactgagtgtagagattacttaaaaatgaaatgttaagaggagggaaaaaaaaaaaaaaagaattcatgcaATTACactacttttagaaaaaaatacacccGTTTATAGTTTATAGATGCTATTTCTAATTGTTCTGGGCGATCCAGTTCCATTGTTTCTNCGAAACAGCTCTGGAAGTCCTTTTCATAGTGTTTACTGTCAGTGAAGCGAGAACTGGAGGACTTCGCTCTGCAAATACAGCAGCCCTCTATACTTCGGTACATCTTTGGCTTGTGAAAACCAAACATCTTTTCTTCTGGGCAATAGTCTTCCAAAGGCAGCCGTTCCACGCGCAATAACGTTCCCGGGGTGCGGACTGCACGCCAAGCCAACCCCCCCTTCAATCGCTCCGTCCTCCTCAACTGCCTTGTCTAGAAAGCGTCTTTTTACCTTTGAGTTGTAACAGTTCTTTATGTATCCTAggtacaagtcccttatcagagatatgatttgcaaataatttcttccattccacgggttgtctttttacttccttACGGTGTCCTTTGAAGGACTGTTTTTGCTTTTAGCTTTATGATGCActagttaattttttgtatacGGTGTAAGATAAAGGTCCAAATTAAATcttttgcctgtggatatccaTTTGTgtcagcaccatttcttgaaaagactgttcttttcccattgatGGTCTTGGCATACTTATTACAAATCAGTTCTCCATAGACAGGTTTgcttatttctgaactctcagttctgttccatagatatatatgtctatctttatgccagtacacTGCTCAGATTATTTTTCAgtggtcttttcatttttcctccctaGCTGAGTGATCTCAGAAAATTGAGCATCTTAggctgtttccttatttgtaaatcGGAAATGCATTACCCCTCTCCCCTCAGGATTGTTGTCAGGACTGAACAAGAATATGATAAAGCTTTTATTAgtcagtgcttatcacatcatgctcaattaaaaaaaattaatcaaaatctGCTTTCCTTTaatgtttcctttgcttccaGCTAATCCTAATAAAGACTGTAATACTTTTAAATGTAAGAATTGATTTAATGAGAAGAGGTTGGCATATTCCTGTTCCACTACCAGTATTCAACAAGTTTTTACCTGAAGAGCATGCCATTTTCTCATATGAgcctctcattcattcattcattcattcattcattcatttttgctgtGTATTAAGTTGCAGGGCACTTTCCTGCTTTCCCCAATAGCCATAACACAGAAGCACTGGCCTAGTCTCCATCCTTTTCTTACATCCACACTGATAAAGCAACATGTTGGCCCTCCTGTTTCTGAACCTACCTTCAGTGATAATCATCTGTATTTTGCTATCCACCACCATTAGGTTTACTTATTATTGCAACAGTTACAGCTcagattttaaattctgaaattattttccttaatcaGCCTCCTTACgtttcatttattcataatgAATTGGGATTAGATCCTGACCTCTAATTCCTCAGCCTCTTTATTTTCCTGATCCATGATCTCTCTTCTGGCCCCATTTGCCTCTACGTAAGCTTTTTTGGTCAACAGTTAAATGAGACAATCTCTTTCATCCTAAGATCCCATATGGTTCCTTGAAAGCAAAAAAATGCCCACCATCAACTTAATCTGCTCATCTCCTCAAGCCCCTAAGCATTCATTGCTGAGGAAAGCCAAAGCCTTTCCAGCTTATTCCCGATATTCTTTAGTCCATCGTTGGGCTCCCTCAGATGCTGATATTATtctatatgtataatatatatacatatatatttttaagtaggctccacgtccagcgttgggcttgaactcaagaccctgtgattgagaattgcatgctctacggactgaaccagccaggtaccctgATGCTAGTGTTGTTATTGTCTGCGGGTTAGTTCTAGTTTGTCTGTGAATCACTGCGGATCTTCCCATCCTATCTCATTCTTCAACGTCTTAGGCTTTGTTTCTTCATCACATCTGTAGAGCACTCTTCATTTGGTGCACCAACCTTTTAGTTTGTATTCATTCTCTAAAAATGATGCTTCGTCTGTGTGTAGGAGAGTTAACATAGCAGGCCTCAGGTTGCTATCTTTAGAAGGTCCTGCTTGCATGGTTGGCTCTTGGCTGGAGCCTGAGCACTTGGCTTTTGAAGAGTTCAGTGTTTTTCAGGTAATACTGTTTGGCCTGCTTGGGGCACTTaatacctgctttccttctgggagtctggaatttttaTAGTTATGGTTTTGGTCTTTGTGCCTACGTGACCAGCCTCCAGTAAAATACCTGTGGACTCTGAGTCTCACCTGGGCTTCTGTGGGCAGAAAGACTGAACATGTGTAGGAAGCCTTCGTGTAGATTCCTCCAGATTCTGTGTGATGTCTTTTTCCCTTACTCATCCTGCTGTGTATCCTTTCTCTATAATCAACTGTACGCTCTGATTCCTGCAATCTTCAAATGTATGTGGTTGTGGGACCTGTGACCATGTCCTTCCTTGCCACCCCTAATTCAAACTGCTCTCTAAAGTTTGATCTCTTTCTGTGGTAGTCTTTTCTTAGTCTGTAACACTTGTTGATAATACCCTTGCTTCCAGAAACTCTCCTTCCTTGACTTCCACAAGAAACTGCAATCATATTTGAACTCCTTGTTCTCCATTCCTTCACAcattattccttcattcaacagaCTCAACTGAATGCCTGTATGTGCCACGCACTGTGCTCAGTATACGTGAGTGAGTGAAACAGTCATGGTGCAGCCGATGGTCTAGTGGGAGAAGCCAAAAAGCAGATGTTACATGTTGAGATAAGTACCACGTTGTGAGAATCATTAAATGGGGAGAGGTACTTCAGGAAGGGTGGTCAGTGAGGAAATCAGCAGGGTGGTCTGTGGAGACATCATTGATGTAGGATAAGGTCTGT
The Ailuropoda melanoleuca isolate Jingjing chromosome 3, ASM200744v2, whole genome shotgun sequence DNA segment above includes these coding regions:
- the LOC117801492 gene encoding LOW QUALITY PROTEIN: SIN3-HDAC complex-associated factor-like (The sequence of the model RefSeq protein was modified relative to this genomic sequence to represent the inferred CDS: deleted 1 base in 1 codon); the encoded protein is MFGFHKPKMYRSIEGCCICRAKSSSSRFTDSKHYEKDFQSCFGLHETRSGDICNACVLLVKRWKKLPAGSKKNWNHVVDARAGPSLKTTLKPKKVKTLSGNRIKSNQISKLQKEFKRHNSDAHSTTSSASPAQSPCYSNQSDDGSDTEMASGSNRTPVFSFLDLTYWKRQKICCGIIYKGRFGEVLIDTHLFKSCCSNKKTAAEKPEEQGPEPLPISTQEW